A segment of the Campylobacter showae CSUNSWCD genome:
GGCAAGTTTTTAACCACTGAAAAATGCGAGCCATATCTTGCTCGTGGCGTCAAAAAAGTCGTCATGAGCGCTCCGGCAAAAGACGACACGGCGACCTTTGTAGTGGGCGTAAACGACGATAAATACGCAGGCGAAGCGATCGTCTCAAACGCAAGCTGCACTACAAACGGCCTAGCTCCAGTTGCAAAGGTGCTAAATGATAAATTTGGTATCGTAAAAGGGCTGATGACCACGATCCACGCCTATACAAACGGCCAGAGCCTAGTTGATGTAAAGGCCAAAGACTTCCGCCGTTCGCGCGCTGCAGCGCTAAATATCGGACCTACGACCACAGGGGCTGCAAAAGCGATCGCTAAAGTGCTTCCAGAGCTAAGTGGCAAACTACACGGCCAAGCAGTGCGCGTGCCAGTGGCAAACGTATCAATGGTCGATTTAACGGCGGTTTTAAAAAGACCGGCCAGCAAAGATGAGATAAATGAGGCCTTTAGAGCGGCTGCGGAGTCAAATTTAAAGGGAATTTTATTCGTCGATGATGACTACAGAGTTAGCAGCGACTTTTGCACGAGCGCATACAGCAGTATCGTAGCTAGCGACACTACGCAGGTCATCGCTGATGATATGGTGAAGGTCTTTGCGTGGTACGACAACGAGTGGGGCTACTCAACAAGGCTTGTAGATCTTGCTAAAATCGTAGCTACAAAGTAAATTTAAAGGGTGAAAAATGAGTGAAATTTTATCGATCAACGACCTTGAACTTAACGGCGCAAAAGTTTTTATAAGGTGCGATTTTAACGTGCCTATGGACGAGTTTTTAAACATCACTGATGACCGCAGGATCCGCTCAGCGATACCAACTATCCGCTACTGCCTAGATAACGGCTGCGGCGTGGTTTTGGCTAGCCATCTTGGACGCCCAAAAAATGGTTACGAGGAGAAATTTTCACTTCGCGGCGTAGCAAAAAGGCTATCAAGACTGCTTGATAGAGATGTGATATTTGCTGAAGATGTGATCGGAAATGACGCTAAGACAAAGGCTGAGGCGCTAAAAGCTGGCGAAATTTTGATGATAGAAAACTTACGCTTTGAAAAGGGCGAAACTAAAAACGACGAGGCTTTGGCAAAAGAGCTTTCAGGATTTGGCGAATTTTACATTAACGACGCATTTGGCGTCTGCCACAGGGCTCACGCATCTGTCGAGGCGATCACTAAATTTTA
Coding sequences within it:
- the gap gene encoding type I glyceraldehyde-3-phosphate dehydrogenase; translation: MVKIAINGFGRIGRCAARIILERDDVELVAINDTATRDMTRYLLKYDSVHGEFKQDVKVISDDFIEVNGKKIRVFSTRDLNELSYADYGVDVVLECTGKFLTTEKCEPYLARGVKKVVMSAPAKDDTATFVVGVNDDKYAGEAIVSNASCTTNGLAPVAKVLNDKFGIVKGLMTTIHAYTNGQSLVDVKAKDFRRSRAAALNIGPTTTGAAKAIAKVLPELSGKLHGQAVRVPVANVSMVDLTAVLKRPASKDEINEAFRAAAESNLKGILFVDDDYRVSSDFCTSAYSSIVASDTTQVIADDMVKVFAWYDNEWGYSTRLVDLAKIVATK